A single genomic interval of Plodia interpunctella isolate USDA-ARS_2022_Savannah chromosome 14, ilPloInte3.2, whole genome shotgun sequence harbors:
- the LOC128675434 gene encoding transcription factor hamlet-like, translating to MSACAAAAMREKHAAPRRLASPPPSPLDHHSSPLGSPRADEPLDLRVTHKRPQRLEDENCNLIIPSPPPHPTHPAHPAHPALLQFCRRLPLALPASFGRYPFLPAAAATLLAPGAPRAPPLPPNPGAPRARDRYTCSYCGKAFPRSANLTRHLRTHTGEQPYRCKYCERSFSISSNLQRHVRNIHNKERPFRCRHCDRCFGQQTNLDRHLKKHEAENGDDGRRRSPDETYFEEIRSFMGRVAPARRTAAATTADHT from the coding sequence ATGAGCGCGTGCGCGGCGGCTGCCATGCGCGAAAAGCACGCGGCGCCGCGCCGCCTCGCCTCCCCCCCGCCCTCGCCGCTCGATCACCACTCCAGCCCCCTTGGCTCCCCTCGAGCTGACGAACCGCTAGATCTCAGAGTCACGCACAAACGCCCGCAACGACTGGAAGATGAAAACTGCAATCTCATCATACCATCACCGCCCCCGCATCCGACGCATCCAGCCCACCCGGCTCACCCGGCCCTGCTGCAGTTCTGTCGCAGACTTCCCTTAGCTTTACCGGCCTCTTTCGGCCGATACCCCTTCCTCCCCGCGGCGGCAGCGACGCTCCTCGCCCCCGGCGCACCCCGGGCGCCACCTTTACCCCCGAACCCTGGCGCCCCACGAGCGAGAGACCGGTATACCTGCTCGTACTGCGGTAAAGCGTTCCCTCGCAGCGCGAATCTGACGCGACACTTACGGACTCATACTGGTGAACAACCATACCGATGCAAGTATTGCGAGAGATCATTCTCGATATCATCGAATTTACAGCGACATGTGcgaaatatacataataaggAGCGGCCGTTTCGGTGTCGTCACTGCGACCGCTGTTTCGGTCAGCAGACGAATCTCGACCGGCATTTGAAGAAACATGAGGCAGAAAATGGAGACGACGGTCGTCGGAGGTCTCCTGATGAGACGTACTTCGAGGAGATCAGGTCGTTCATGGGCCGCGTGGCGCCGGCTCGCCGCACCGCGGCTGCCACCACCGCCGACCACACCTGA